The Benincasa hispida cultivar B227 chromosome 11, ASM972705v1, whole genome shotgun sequence genome has a segment encoding these proteins:
- the LOC120091952 gene encoding PRA1 family protein B4-like: MSSSSPAILPISNPQSTAVPAAASGGSLQSQGPVTTPAFRAFINHLSEYLRHGLSQRRSWAELADRTAFSKPESFSEATLRIRKNYSYFRVNYLAVIALILGFSLVSHPFSLILLAGLLSSWLFLYLFRPSDQPLVLFGRTFKDSETLILLVVLSVFVVFLTSVGSVLVSALMVGVALVCAHGAFRVPEDLFLDEQENVSTGFLSFFSSAASTAAAAAAPVAVRT, encoded by the coding sequence ATGTCTTCCTCTTCTCCGGCCATACTTCCTATCTCAAATCCTCAATCCACCGCAGTCCCCGCCGCCGCATCTGGTGGTTCTCTCCAATCTCAAGGTCCTGTCACCACGCCGGCCTTCCGCGCCTTCATTAACCACCTATCGGAATATCTCCGCCACGGTCTCTCCCAGCGAAGATCATGGGCCGAACTTGCAGATCGGACGGCATTTTCTAAGCCTGAATCATTCTCCGAAGCGACCCTTCGAATTCGCAAGAATTACTCCTATTTTCGTGTCAATTATCTCGCTGTGATTGCTCTGATCCTCGGTTTTTCTCTCGTTTCTCATCCGTTTTCTCTGATCCTTCTTGCCGGTCTTTTATCCTCGTGGCTATTTCTCTACCTCTTCCGTCCGTCGGATCAGCCGCTTGTTCTATTTGGCCGCACATTCAAGGATAGCGAAACCCTAATTCTCCTGGTTGTGCTCAGCGTGTTCGTCGTGTTCCTCACCAGCGTTGGATCGGTCCTCGTTTCGGCTCTTATGGTCGGTGTGGCTCTGGTTTGTGCCCACGGCGCGTTTAGGGTTCCTGAAGATCTCTTCCTAGATGAACAAGAAAATGTATCCACCGGTTTCCTCTCGTTCTTCAGCAGCGCGGCTTCCACCGCTGCCGCTGCCGCTGCGCCCGTGGCTGTTCGCACGTGA
- the LOC120090401 gene encoding probably inactive leucine-rich repeat receptor-like protein kinase IMK2 produces the protein MGKSHNPLSEFRVHPLQFMQILAPKTADWCSKSPNKNRRLKNQQWRSCSSFLIALFFAHLLACSIRPVTGQMWDGVAVTQGDFQALQAIKNELIDLKGALHSWNGSNGACSGQWAGIKCVKGQVIAIQLPWKALAGRISDRIGQLRELRKLSLHDNVISGVIPRSLGFLPNLRGIYLFNNRLSGSIPPTIGNLPLLQTLDLSNNLLTGEIPYGLANSTKLIRVNLSYNSLSGGPIPSSFTQSFSLIILALQHNNISGTLPDSWGGHGNRTCPLGVLTLDHNAISGAIPASLSKLEWLQEISISENKISGAIPGEIGRLKRLRLLDLSNNAISGGFPSSFSNLSSLQLLNVENNRLESQIPGDIDRLKNLSVVKLRKNRFSGEIPASFGNISGIDQLDLSENNFTGQIPTSLTRLLNLTSFNVSYNNLSGPVPVLLSNKFNASSFVGNLQLCGFSTSTPCLPASSPQNITTPSTEIPPPHRHRRLSVKDIILIAAGALLVLLLLLCSILLCCLLSKRAAARKNDKTTAKQAATRSIEKAAPGNTEVGAGEAGGKLVHFDGPLVFTADDLLCATAEIMGKSTYGTAYKATLEDGNEVAVKRLREKTTKGQKEFETEVAGLGKIRHPNLLALRAYYLGPKGEKLLVFDYMPRGSLSSFLHARGPETIVAWPTRMKIAIGITQGLNYLHTEENLIHGNLTSSNILLDDQTNARIADFGLPKLMTSAAATNVIATAGTQGYNAPELTKTKKPTTKTDVYSLGVIILELLTGKSPGEAMDGMDLPQWVASIVKEEWTNEVFDLELMKDTQNIGDELLNTLKLALHCVDPSPAARPDVQQILQQLEEINAASTSVDDGAKNQPANE, from the exons ATGGGAAAAAGCCACAACCCTCTGAGTGAATTTCGGGTACACCCACTTCAGTTCATGCAGATTCTTGCACCAAAGACAGCTGATTGGTGCTCTAAATCACCAAATAAGAACAGAAGATTGAAGAATCAACAATGGAGAAGCTGTTCTTCATTCCTCATTGCTCTCTTTTTTGCTCATCTTTTGGCTTGTTCCATTCGACCAGTCACTGGTCAGATGTGGGATGGAGTGGCTGTTACACAAGGAGATTTTCAAGCTCTTCAAGCTATAAAAAATGAACTCATCGATCTAAAAGGAGCTTTGCATAGCTGGAATGGCAGTAATGGAGCTTGTTCCGGGCAGTGGGCAGGAATCAAGTGCGTGAAAGGGCAGGTTATTGCTATACAGCTTCCATGGAAGGCTCTTGCTGGCAGGATTTCCGACAGGATTGGGCAGCTCCGGGAACTTCGGAAGCTCAGCCTCCACGACAATGTGATCTCTGGCGTGATCCCTCGGTCCCTCGGGTTCCTTCCAAATCTCAGAGGAATTTATCTTTTCAACAACAGATTATCAGGTTCTATTCCTCCTACAATTGGTAACCTTCCCCTTCTTCAAACTCTTGATTTGAGCAACAATTTGCTCACTGGAGAAATTCCTTATGGTCTAGCAAATTCTACCAAATTGATTAGAGTTAATCTGAGTTACAATTCATTGTCTGGAGGACCTATCCCAAGTAGTTTTACGCAGTCGTTTTCTCTTATAATTCTTGCCCTTCAGCACAATAATATTTCTGGGACCCTCCCAGATTCTTGGGGAGGTCATGGAAACAGAACTTGCCCACTTGGGGTTTTAACACTTGATCATAATGCTATATCTGGAGCAATTCCAGCTTCTTTAAGTAAATTGGAATGGCTTCAAGAGATTTCCATCAGTGAAAATAAGATCTCTGGGGCTATACCAGGTGAGATAGGCAGGCTGAAGAGACTTCGTCTTTTGGATTTGTCGAACAACGCCATCAGTGGCGGCTTCCCTTCGAGTTTCTCCAATCTCTCCTCTCTTCAATTATTGAATGTTGAAAATAATCGCCTTGAAAGCCAGATTCCAGGAGATATTGATAGATTGAAGAACCTCTCAGTGGTCAAGCTTCGGAAGAATCGTTTTAGTGGTGAGATTCCTGCGAGTTTTGGGAACATTTCTGGTATTGACCAACTAGATTTATCAGAAAATAACTTCACGGGACAGATTCCAACATCATTGACCCGTTTGTTGAATCTAACCTCTTTCAATGTATCTTACAACAATCTCTCTGGCCCTGTCCCAGTCCTCCTATCAAATAAGTTCAATGCGAGCTCTTTTGTAGGGAACCTTCAACTGTGTGGTTTTAGTACTTCAACTCCATGCCTACCTGCATCCTCCCCCCAGAATATTACAACTCCATCAACTGAGATCCCACCACCACATCGCCATCGCCGACTTAGTGTCAAGGACATAATTCTGATAGCTGCTGGAGCTCTGTTggtgcttcttcttcttctctgctCAATTTTACTATGTTGTTTGTTATCAAAAAGAGCTGCTGCCAGAAAGAATGACAAGACAACTGCCAAGCAAGCTGCTACGAGAAGCATCGAGAAGGCAGCACCGGGGAACACCGAAGTTGGGGCAGGTGAAGCTGGTGGAAAGCTAGTTCATTTTGATGGGCCATTAGTTTTCACTGCTGATGATCTTTTGTGTGCGACTGCGGAGATTATGGGCAAGAGCACATATGGAACAGCATATAAAGCAACATTAGAAGATGGAAATGAAGTTGCAGTGAAAAGATTGAGGGAAAAAACAACAAAAGGGCAGAAGGAATTTGAAACCGAAGTTGCAGGACTAGGAAAAATTCGGCATCCGAATCTACTTGCGCTTAGAGCTTACTACTTAGGCCCCAAAGGAGAGAAGCTTCTTGTTTTTGATTACATGCCCAGAGGAAGCCTCTCTTCCTTCCTTCATG CTCGAGGGCCGGAAACCATAGTTGCTTGGCCAACAAGGATGAAAATAGCGATCGGAATCACACAAGGCTTGAACTACCTCCACACAGAGGAGAATCTAATTCATGGAAACCTCACGTCGAGCAACATTCTGCTGGATGATCAGACCAATGCTCGTATTGCAGATTTTGGGCTTCCTAAGCTCATGACTTCAGCTGCAGCTACAAATGTGATTGCCACTGCAGGAACACAGGGCTACAATGCACCAGAGctaacaaaaaccaaaaaacccACGACAAAGACAGATGTCTACAGCCTTGGAGTCATAATATTGGAACTTTTGACAGGAAAATCTCCTGGAGAAGCCATGGATGGAATGGATTTACCTCAGTGGGTGGCCTCGATAGTAAAGGAAGAGTGGACAAATGAAGTGTTTGATTTGGAACTTATGAAAGATACACAAAACATTGGTGATGAACTGCTGAACACGTTAAAACTAGCACTGCATTGTGTTGATCCATCACCGGCTGCTCGGCCAGATGTTCAGCAAATTCTTCAGCAACTGGAGGAAATTAATGCTGCTTCTACTTCTGTTGATGACGGAGCCAAAAATCAACCAGCAAATGAATAG